AAAAGAGTGGCTGAAGTGTTGGAGAGTGGTATCTAATAGGAAAGTGTAAAAACCAGCGAGAGACGATGGATAGGAAAGGTTGTGGGACTGGAGACCCAATGAGTTATAAGAACACAAAGATTAAACCATACAACAGTGCCTTGGCTCCTCTGAAATAGTTCAGATGGTTCTAAAGAAACTTTCCAGCTCATTACAATTTGCCTTCTATGATATGGCctgtaattcattcattctttcttccttccttcctccttccctccctctctctctttttttttcccttgtgacatctttgtctggttttggtatcagggtgatggtggcctcgtagaatgagcttgggagcgtttgttcctctgcaattttttgaaatagtttgtgaaggataggtgttaattcttctctaaatgtttgatagaattcacctatgaagccatctggtcctggacttttgtttgttgcctTCTATCGAATGAAAAAGTTGAGACCTTCTTATTCTCTCTGATTATTACTGTCTCAAAAACCAGTTAAGCCACCTACAGGAATTAAAGTTCACTAACTATCATATTTGCAGGATATTTATTGATTTGACCTCTTAACACTTTCAACTTAACCCTAGCCTCTCCAAGAAAAATCTTAATTCAACTCTGTAGTGCTATAGTAACTCTTCTCAGATTAACTGCTAACTTCATTATTCCAAGATACAGCATGctacagaaggacaaatactatatgattccacttatatgaagtatctaaaatagtcaaagtcATAGAAGCAGAGTgtgtagaatagtggttgccaggggttgggggtagggagaAATAGGGAGTTGCTATTCAACAAGTGTGGCTTTATTACGGAagataagttctagagatctgctgtacaacgcTGTGCCTATAGTTAAAAGACTGTgctatatacttaaaaatttgttaagagggtaaatctcatattaagtgttcttatcacacacacacacacacacacaaaagaaaaacagatacagCATCCTTGAAAATTTGTAaaatcccccctcccccgccccaattCTTACCATTTATTTACACTAAGCCAAGCCCCTTTCGACTTCAAGTTGGACCAGGAAATGCAGGATCACGTAACCTTCCAGAAGGCTTTAGCTGGGGAGAATATGTTGTCTCCTTTCTTTCAAAATGCCTTAGATAATCACTGCTCACAGGAACTACTGATAAAAACAGCTATCATGTGTTGTCTACTGTGTACCTAGAACTCTGCTAGGTGCTTAACAAAATTGtctcatttagtcttcacaaGAGCCCAAAGGGAAGAATCGTTATCTtgattttacatatgaaaaaaccaaggctcagaaacataaaaaaaattggCCTAAGATTCATAGATTAAAAGTGACAGAACCTGGATTTCAGAATGTCAGACTCCAAAGTGCTATTATACTTTAAAATCTTACGGAAGAGATTTCATCACAACTTCTACCCTTATATGAAAGAAGGTAACTGTCCTATGATTTACTAGCCACTTCCTTTTTCTAATTAAACTAGCTGCTTCTGTATCTGATTTTTACTAGGAATGGAAGAACAAGCTCAAACTCCCTAATCTATATATTGACATTTATTCTAATGAGAAAAACTTCAGGACCATTTTCAGACTTTTGGATTAGACTCTGACCCAGGAAGAACCATTCTTTCTAGAGTTCAGGATATCACATCCTATATTTCCTTGATACAGTTCGTATTATGGGTAAAAAGATGGGAAAAGTTATTAGATTCCTGGTGCTGCTGAAGAGGACACACAAGGACACCATTTTGTGATGATGTAGGTGCTTTATAAGCAAGTTCTTCCATTTGCAAGATTTCCCTGTGGTGTAGAACCTCTGATGATAAAGTTAGGaatgaaaatgtaattaaagGCTTACCCGGTCAAGGTTTTTGGGGAAGCATTTAGGAAGGACAGATCTGCACACGGCCTGAGGCTGAACACTCTAAACTGAATCAGATGAAAACTGTTCTTAGAAAGCTTAGAATTTTCCAAGTAGTTATGATGGGTAAAGGTAGATACaacagtatttaaaaacaaatatatatatagacgTTTTATCATTACTGTCTTCCTAGGATTATGATTCTGTGCGGTGCCTCTGATGCTGAGTAAGACCTGAGCTCTGACGGAAAGTTTTTCCATACTCATTACATTTGTGAACTTTCTCTCTAGTGTGAATTTTCTGATGCCTAACAAGGTCTGAGCTGCAtctgaaggcttttccacattcattacattcatagggcttttctccacttaaaaaataatagatagtttaaattttattacttggTTAATGATCTTGACACCAAGACCTTCCTGCTCCAACTGAGAAAGGACAATGCTGTTAGTTATGCATCACCTTCGTCACGTTAATCACTGTTCAAAAACCTTTAATTCTCCCTATTTATTACTGTACCAAGTCTAACTCACTTAAGTGCAGGAATAACTGCAAGGCATCAGGATGTCTCATTTTATTTGCTACAGGCATTTTTTTGCGGGGTGGGAGGGACGAGCCTTCGCGCAGTGAGCCTGACTTTTCAGAGAATAGTTCAAAACGGAACTGAGACAGTTCTGTATCCTAGAGGGATTCAGAGGTCTGGGACTCTTGCTCCAAATCCAAGAAGCCACCGTCTTGACCCTCATCCAACCCAGAAGAAAGTTCGTTTTGCGAAGGTCACAAGGTCCCCATAAATAACTCTGGAGTCACTGAAGAAGCTCCTTACCCAGCATGACCTGGTCCCCTTCACTCTCCTGTACTCGGTCCTCGCGGAGACCGCCTTGTGTGTGGACTGGCAGCGCTCCCGGCCCGGCTGCATCCCGCACGGTCTCTGCGCCCGTAGGTAACAGTCCTGGAGGCGCTGAGCCAGGCCTACCCGCCAGGGCTGGGCGGGCCGCCCAGAGAGCCTCAAAGTTGCGGGCGGGAGCCCATGGGATGGGACCGGGACGGAAGCGGGCCCTGGGCGGCTGGGCTGGACTGGCAGAGCCGGAGACctgagcccaggagcccagcGCCGCACGCAAGGCCACTGCGGGGCCTCGTCGCCGGGCCACCCTCAGTGTCCCCATCATTTAGTGCTTTTTTCGCCTCTTTGGCCATTGTGTCCCCCAGCAACTGGACACGGGTGTAGCCGCCGCCGCTGCCAGCCACAGGAGGTTCCGGGCCAGGCCAGTCGGTTCCTCTTCCCGCCTTCCCGGGACGCACGCGCCGGATCGCCACCAAGTCGAGTCCTCCCGTCTTCCTAGAcaagccgggggtgggggtgggggtgggcggagcGCCGCGCTTCAGCCCACGTGAGCTGTAGTCTCCTCGTGAGTCACAGAGCCTGCGAAGATTAGGATATGGTTCCCGTCTAGGTTGGGCCCCGTCTAGGTTGGGCTCAGTCTAGTGGGGCGACGAGAAGATTAAAATTACTGTGTTGTGGTGTCTGTGGCCTGTGGGAGCAGAGTGTAAATAAGCACTCAACCCCGACTGGGTGTGTGTCAGGGAAGGTGACTGGAGGAAACGAGGCGAAAGCGAAGGAGTTGGGAGACAACAATACTGCAGTGTCTAAGAAGATGGGTTTTGGAGTCAGGCagccctgggtttgaattccagtttCTTCACTTACTAGTTTCGGgtctctgggcaagttactttgcCTTCTTGACCTTAATTTCCTGTTTAGAAAACGGGGGAAACAGTAGTACCCACCAATGAAGactgagccaaggaatgcaagaGGAAATTGGTGGTAAGTCCTTGTCACAGTACCCAACACGTGGGAAGTACTAAAAAAATAGTGGAGCTAGGTAAGGAGGGAGAGAACCCctctggcagagggaacagctcgTGGAAAGGCAAGAGAGTAGTGCCTAGGTCCTTGGGGAGTTGCAGGGGTAGATGTTGGGTTTAGAAAGGTGAGCACCGCAGTGTCATGCCTCTCCTTTGGGCTACCATGGTTGTAATTTAACTTAGGGTTCTAATTAATCTCTCTCTGCTATTATAAATAAGCTTCAGGGCAGAAAGTGTTGTCTGTTTGTGCTCTTTGTACCCCCCAGTGCTTGTGGCATATtagaggctcaataaatatttatcaaaggaGTGGGTGAATGGGGCCAGATCAGAACACATGTGCCCCTGCTAAGGACTGGATTTCAGGCTCAGGTTAGTGGGAAACCACTGCAGAAGTCTGGAGAGGGTGGCACTATCAGATTTAATCTAAAGAAAGATCATTCAGGCTGCTCTGTACAGAAATGGAAGCAGGGAGGCTGTGGTAATAAGAcaagagatgatgatggtgacctCTCTAAGTAAGGAtgtcaaaaattaagaaaagtggATTAAATTGGCAGATTATTGGGTAACATTCCCTTCCTCTAATATATTCACACACTTTCTCCCCAAGGTTGTAGCAGTCTTGTTTCCTATGAAATATTTGTATGGAGAAAACTCTCATAACCTACATTCCAATCACCTGTTGCTCAAAAAGATTTGACCATCTCTCAGCTTTGGTCCTGAGTTTAGCTTTTTAAGGTCTTATGAAGATAAATTTTCATCCTTCAAGCTCTCTTCCCAAAGTTCCAACGTGGGCTACTTCCAAACAGGTAGATCTTACTCTGTGACATTCAGGTTTACAAATTGGACAGGAATTTTAATACCTAAGTCTGGTTATGTCATGCCAGTCATAAATGTGATTAGTGGTTATACATGGATTTgaatagcaaaaaataattattctttaataaatGCAGCTTGGCAAACAAAGGGTTTTGAAACACAGGGCACAGGGGAGTAAAAAAGAGGGCCTTGGTgtttaaaatttggaaacaactgCATTAAATTACCTTCAAGTCTGTTTTCAATATCCTGCTTATCCTAAAAAAACATCATTCTCGCTATACAGCACTATAAATACAGGTAAAGGAGATGGGGATAAGCTTtttagaataaattccaaattccttttttttaaaaaataaaatagaatgcaaATATGTTCTGGTTAGCTAAAGGTTTTAAATAGAATCTGGGAtaactaaaaaaatttaagtacctttaatttttttgattactttttaaaattgctccccatattctttttttcaattttattattattttttataaatttatttatttatttattggctgtgttgggtcttccttgctgcacgtgggttttttctagttgcggtaagcggggctactcttagttgtggtgcatgggcttctcattgcagtggcttctcttgttgtggagcacaggctttaggcacatgggctcaatagttgtggctcacaggccctagagtgcaggctcaggagttgtggcacacaggcttatctgctctgcagcatgtgggaccttcctggagcgggggtcaaacccatgtcccctgccattggcaggcagattcttaaccactgcaccactagggaagtcccgcaACTGGCTTTAAGGGATGGTGTAGATGGGCTTCTCCACTTCAAGATATCCACTACTGTTCAGGATGCCCCCCTGGGGAAGCCATAGCCCACAGTGCTTTGAACTTCAAGGGGTCATATTCTCTACACCAGCCACAAGACACCAACTGTATCTTACACATCTTACATTTTGCTTGTAAATACTTCTGTTTAAAATGATTAAAGCTCTAGATGCCCTTCTATGTGTCAACAgtgaatttcagttttctcatttaaacctcacagttACACCACAAGGTAGGTTGTTTTATCACCGTTTTATTAGGAAAATAAGGATCAGAATGGTTACGTAATTTGTTTCAGGTGCTGAAGCTAATACGTCATATGCTCCCTACACTACCATGTCTGTGCTCCTTCCACTACACCACTTTGCTTCATCAAACTAAAGTGTTCTCTCAGACTCTGAGTTCCCCTTGGGATGCACTGCCACCACCCGCATCACACTGAAATGCTTGCTTAAATGGCACCAGGTGACTGGTGCTCTAAATATCCAtgggcagggtttctcaaccatGGAACTATTGACACTtagggccagataattctttgttgggggGAAGCTATGTATTGTAAGATATTTAGCAACATTCTTGGTCTTTAGATGCCAGTATTTTCtttccagttgtgacaaccaaaatgtctctGGACATTGCCTAATgtcctctgggaggaaaaatcaccccagttgagaaccactgaccccATTTGTGCATCTCACAAGCTACTCCCACTGAGGAAAGATATGAGGTTGAAATTCTTGCCTTACATTGTCCCATTCAGTAACTTTCTTATCTGCTGATTTGTGGTGTAAGTTCGTATGTATACAATCTACCAGTAGTTGAGGGTACAAGAAATATTTGACAATTGAGTTTGACTGCACAAATAGGCAGGGCCTAATTATCAATATCTGTTATCAGATTAAAGATGACTGGTATCTTTCAGAGTTCTACTCAGACTCTCCAGTTCTCAAATAATTACAAAGCCCTGGATCAAGATAAAACCACTCCTCTGATCACTTGACCTTTCACAgttgttgctttcttttaattCCCACCAACTCAGGTCACCTAAACGCTCTGCCCTGGCACTTAGTCTAGTCCTGTCCTTGACACCCACTGTTCTCTCCTTTGCTCTTTCATTTCCTGATGCTACTAGTTGTCACCACTCTTTCTCTGGGGAACACCTCATCTGGCTCTTGTGTCCTGGCCTTCAGCTCTCCTGTTGTCAagacatttctattattttttgttttctctcaattAATGGATCATTCTCATTTGTATTATTGCATATGCATAAGCATATTTTTATAAGGAGATAAAAGGGGAATATATCTAATGGAAGGAACTCATCCCAGAGAAAGATTTAATCACCCTAAAGTACTTAAAGCAGATTTATACTTGGACTAGGTAGTTGAGATTGAAAGAATTTAGTTTGGGGGGGGTGTAGGCAAAGTGATTTCTAGTGATTTTATTAACAATGGAAGTCCCCTAAAACATTCTCAAGTAATTATATCCTGGGGACCACACTCCAGTGTCAACTCTAAGACAGAAAAAGGCAATTATGTCCAAGAACTTTCCTACATTACACTTATATGTTTTCCATCCAGTAGGGCTCTTCTAATGTTTTCCTACCTTCAGATGGTTTTCAGCAATAAAAACCTTCTATTGTGCAATAATATGTGGCCTCCACCAGGCTTTTCCTACATTCATTAGGTTTCTGTTACCTATTAGAATAAGTCCTGTTTAAGGCCTCTCTTGTGATCCCCAAGCTCCTTTCCAGTATGAAGTTTCTGATGTTTAAGAAGAGCTGTGCGCCCactgaaggccttcccacagtTGCTACATTCaaagggtttctctccagtgtgaattctctggtgACCAACAAGGTGTGAGTTCTgactgaaggccttcccacattcagggcattcatagggtttctctccagtatgaacgTGGTGGTGTTTAATGAGATCTGAGCTGCCCCTGAAAGATTTCCCACATTTATTGCACATATAAGGTTTTTCTCCACTATGAATTCTGTGATGTCTCACAAGATCTGAGCTCTGATTGAAAGTTTTCCCACAGtctttacattcatagggtttctctcctgaaTGAGTTACCTGATGTCGGATGAGGTCTGAGCTGCCTCGGAAAGTTCTACCACACAGATTGCACTGATAAGCTTTCTCTTCTTGGCAAATTCTCTGCTCTTCTCTAAGCAGTTCTTTCTTGTTGAATGTTTTCTTACCTTCCTCAAGTTTCTCTCCAGCGTGAAGTCTCTGATGTTTGAGAAAAGCTGTGCGCCAGATGAAGGCTTTTCcgcattccttacattcatagggtttctcaccaCTGTGGATTCTGTGATGCTGGATAAGGAGTGAACGCTGCcggaaggctttcccacattcattgcactgatagggtttctctccagtgtgaattttCTGATGTGTAACAAGGTGTGACCTCTggctaaaggctttcccacattcactacattcatagggtttctctccagtgtgagttaTCCAATGCCGAATTAGATCTGAACTTCCCCGGAAAGTTTTTCCACACTCAGTACATTCATAAGGTTTTTCTTCCCTGTGAATTCTCTGTTGTTGGATAAGATCTAAGTCAGAAGTGCAGGCTTTTTCACATTCaagttcctttccagtatgtagTCTCTGATGTTTAAGAAAGGCTGTGCGCCCACTGAAGGATTTCCCACATTCGTGACATTCATGGGGTCTCTCTCCGCTGTGAAGTCTCTGATGTTCAGTGAGGTGTGAACGCTGCCTGAAGGCCATTTCACAGTTGTTGCACTTgaagggtttctctccagtatgaattctctgatgtgtGACAAGGTGTGAACTTTGACTGAAGGTTTGTCCACACTCAtaacattcatagggtttctctccagtgtgaattctgTGATGGATAATAAGATCTGAGCTCTGattgaaggccttcccacattcattacatacATAGGGCTTCCCTCCACTGTGAATTCTCTGGTGCAGGACAAGGTTTGAGCTTCCCTTGAAGGCCTTTCCACACTCTTTACATTCATAGGGATTCTCATTGTTATGAATTCTCTTATGTCGAATCAGGTTAGAGCTCTGATTGAAGTCTTTTCCACATTCATGACATATATAAGGTTTCTTTcctgtatgaattctctgatgtataATAAGATTTGAACTTTGATTAAAGTCTTTTCCACATTCACAACACACATATGGTTTCTTTcctgtatgaattctctgatgtataATCAGGTTTGAGCTCCGATTGAAAGtttttccacattccttacatgcataagttttctttatattatcaATTTTCTGATGTTCAATTACTTCTGACTTCTGTTTGAAGCTCTGGTCACAGACTTCATATCTGTGGGATGTTTCTCCTGcagaaagtatttttctttccttatgtccatggcctctctctcctgctttcttGGGGATCAGATTCACTTCCCTGATACCTCTCTCTTGGGAAGGGGGATGTCCCACTGCATCCTCTAAGGGGCTTGCCCAGTACCTCAGTAACCTGTCCTCAGGATCACTGGTTTCAACTAACCCACATTCCTGGGAGATCTGTCTTTGAAGTCTTTCTGATACAGCCCTTGCTGAAtctttttcttcagaaatttCCATCTTTGACTTCCAATCTTTCATCTTATTTCTGGTATCAGAATCTGAAATGATAAGTAGAAAATTCTATAACTcctaaaatacaaattttcacCTCTTTCCTACACTGGGAAGTCTCAGAGGGAGAAACAAGGGACTTAGAAGAAAACTCTTCCCTGCTGGAGCTGAGATTCAGACCTTTTTCAGAGGAATTGTGGCTACCACAGGAATACACACCCTATTGGTGAAGAAGAAACTTGCCGGGGTGCAGGCTGGAGCTGGTGTGTGGGAGTGGCCTGCAGGATAGTGGAAGAATTCATTGGAGGAGATGGGCAGTCTGGAGCTGGAAGTGGTCTGTTTGATGGGGTAGGAACCTGCTGGGCCCTGTGGCCAGGCTAGAACCAGTTCACTGGAAGCAACCCACTAGGTTGAGTGCCACCAGGCCTCCCACAAGTTGATCTGCTTGCAGCAacaccataaaataaaataaaataaaataaaataaaataaaataaaataaaataaaataaaatagcacacCAGCACCAGGGAGAaaagttccttccttttcctatgGCCTCGCATTTCCCTCTAGCATCCTCTATTGACAAAATTTAAATCTTGTAtcagctggcaaaggagaaatggTCCAGATCCAATAACATAAGCAAAGCAAAGAAGGGTAGATTTGGAGTTGAGATATGATAAATTAATAACTGGTCCACTAACCATTCCTCCTAATATAGCATGACAGTTAAACAAATATGAAACTATGCCTCAGAATAAAAATGCTTGGCTGCCATTTTAATAGAAATCAATTCTCCCTTCCTCAGACctggcatttttctttctggtattCTGGTGCAACTGCCTCCTTTGTATGGCATTGTATCCTCCTGCAACTGGAAGACAGATATGCTTGTTGCTTTTGGGTGTTCATATCATCAAATCCCTGACCTTGTCCAGTCACAAAAACACATTTCTGAGCTCCTTGAGAAAGCCATTTCACCTTGGCCCTGGGGATTGGAACGCTCTAGTTAGTAGTCTTTTTGCAATGAATAAGAGGCAACACAGCACAGAGATTAAGAGCGTGGACTCTTAACTGACTGTTGGGCagtctgcctgggtttgaattatATCTCCGTGACTTACTGACTGTATAACCTTAGGCAAGTTGCTGCAGCTCTCtgtaccttagtttcctcatctctagaaTGGAGATATAGTATTTACCTCATAcagttgttatgagaattaaatatatgtaaaacatttagaaccATGCTTGGCATATATAATAGAAAGCAATTATGTAAGTGTCAGCTGCTGTTACTGTTACTACTATTATAATTAATCATTGCCCTTCATGCCCAAgaattatcattatataatgtgtCCCTAGCACAAACCTCCATATCTAGGCTGGATTTTATTTATGTAACATTCAAATAAAATACTGGAAAGAATTGACTCTGTCATAATTTTCTCTTAAAGTGCttttttgggggatttttttgaTATATAGTGTTCAAAATTTATAAGCAGATTAAAAGATGGTAAAGGCATTTCTCAAAacccactgaaaacaatcaaaagaatgaaaaacgaGGTGAACTCCATCATCAAAAAAAGGGTCATATACAGATGGCTCCCAAAGTATCATATCCTGAAAGGCATGGTCAGTGATCTTCTGATTAGAGTGAAGAGATCTAGAGCCATGGCAGGGACTGTCCCACAGAGATCCAGTCTGATGTGTCAGAGTGGCAGGGGGAAGATGCTAAAGAAGAAACAGTGCCTGCAGATCACTTCAGTTGTCTTCCACCTGGTACCTGACTGAGGAACACAGGCACCAGTGGAGAAAGATGCAGAAAGAAGAAGAGTGTGCTACAAAAGTCCAGTGATCTACAGGGCTTTTTCTCATGCTATGTTGATCTCCTGGAAACCAAAAGCTGAAGGGAGATATGCCTATAGATTTGATGAGAAGCTCTTTGTGGCAGCAGATCTGTATGAAGTCTTCATGGTGCCCTCGTTCAGTTCCCTGTCTCTTCCCTCTTTCATAGAGCACCTGCTTCGTGCACTGCTGAGTAGTAATCATGGAGGTAACTTTGTCAGATGTGTGCTTGAAAATAGGTGGTGGTTGTTTTAGGAAAGAAAGGAACATGAGTAACAGAGGGATTAGGAGTGTACACCCAAAAGGAACACCAAAGGAATTAATAGGACACATTCAGCAGAGTTCTCCACTGTCTCAAAGAAATGATAGACAAAACCACTGTTTAAATGAAAACTCAAAGAAGAGATATAAGAGCTCAAATAGACTGTagattataaaacaataaaaagaagtgagaagTAATCTGGCcgaactgaaggaaaaaaacgGAAGGGAAAACTAAATGCATTATATAGATGAAACTcatctaagaaaaaagaaaaatagtcatGACAGGGACATGATGAGGCCTGGAGAAATCACACAGAATGCAGTGGATATAAATGATTACAGAGAAAACAAGTTGCTGCAGAATGatattcaaatatatgtataatcaGTGTTCCTAAAGAAGAgaacaaacagaaggaaaaaaaacattcaaGCATAACAGAAGGAAATGTGGCTACAATAAAGATTTGAATCTACTGGAAGGATACAGTGTAGTCCATAGAAAGCTGATACAGAAGagtccacaccaagacatattctGGTGAAGTACCTAAATTTcaggaataaatgaacaaatgaacatctGGGCAGAGAAGCAAGTAATGTTCAAGAGGGAATTTCAGGCTGACTTTATACTCCTCCACGTTACACTCATGCCAGAGTACAGTAATGCCTATAAAGTTCTGAAGAGATACAAAGTGTCACCTGATCATTTTTTACCGGTCAAACTGTCCCCTCGTATTCAAATAGGCAAACGTTCTCAAGCAGGTAAAAACTCAGGGAGTACGACAGGCAGCCCTTTTTGAAAAGAACTGTTGGGCAATTAGATATAGCCAATGAGAAAATGAGTGAAAGTTAACATTCAGGACCTCAGAGAACATTGGAAAACAATGGATGATGCGTGTTGAGTCAATTTAAATGTGGAAATGACATTAaacaattgaaaattatttttgtagaatAAGGAGAGGTAGTGGGAGTGACTATAAATTGTACTAATTTGCCTATCTGTCATGACAGGGATCAACAGACAGCATCTAaagtagaaatatataattttaaaagagaccCAAACCTTAACATGTTTCATGATTGGCTTTCCCCCCCATAATTTTAGAGGAATAATCATTCAAAATTAGAGAAacagacttccctgctggtccagtggttaagactccgagcagtggttaaaactctgcgcttccaatgcagcgggcatgggttcgatccctggttggggaactaagatcccacatgccaggcatagtgtagccaaaaataaaataaaattacagagaaacacttctttttttggccacgccacatggcatgcgggatcctaattcccaaccagggatcgaacctgcaccccctgcattagaagcgcagagtcttaaccactggactgccacggGGGTCCCCACTTGTTCCATTTTTGATCATAAAAATACTACATGCTCATTATAGGAAAAATCAAAAGTAGAGAAGAGCACAGAGAAGAAGCTAATAAGCACCCATAATCCCACGATCCTGCCCCCAAAGATAACCAATATTTTGCTGTATATTCTCCCAGTCTTATTTCTGGgcatgaatttttttctgatacaGGAATGGGATCACAGTATACATGCCCTTATTGTCCTCTCTGCCCTACTTGTGCTACGGGAGCTGGACCCTGGAAACAGTTCCCCTTTGCCGGCTGGCTTTGTCATTAGAGGGTGCTGGAAGAACACAGTAAGCCGCAAAGAGAAAGGAGCTTTTCTCTGTACCTTTGAGCTGTTTCGTTTTTTGGTGGGGCCCTCAAATCAACAGATGGGAGGCTTGACAGGGTGGGCTGGCTCTGGCCTACCCAACCCTCCAGTGAGTTTTCCACTCCCCAGCAGGCCTTTCCTATAGACTACCTGCAGCCTGCCCGCGTCCCTCAGTGAACTTCCCTGCCACTTGGCAGGTGATGCCTACAGACATGCCCTCTGACAAATTTCTTTACACCAGCAGGCTGTGTTTCTTTAGCAACCACAACCCATCCAAAAACGTCTGAATCCcatctttggggtggggggagccctcTTCTAAATTCAGGTTCCTTCCTTATTTACTCTTCCTTAGTCCTAGAGGTAAGACTGCTTCTTGCATTATCTATTTCTATATTCCTTAGAGCCTTCTTTGGACCCTTTTAGGAGTTAGTTACCTTTACTagttaaatattctttatattaaatgtcCTCTGTTTAAACTACTGGTATAGTTTTTATACTGGATCCTGACTGGATTCTGACTGATACAgata
The DNA window shown above is from Hippopotamus amphibius kiboko isolate mHipAmp2 chromosome 17, mHipAmp2.hap2, whole genome shotgun sequence and carries:
- the LOC130840350 gene encoding zinc finger protein 594-like isoform X1, which translates into the protein MKDWKSKMEISEEKDSARAVSERLQRQISQECGLVETSDPEDRLLRYWASPLEDAVGHPPSQERGIREVNLIPKKAGERGHGHKERKILSAGETSHRYEVCDQSFKQKSEVIEHQKIDNIKKTYACKECGKTFNRSSNLIIHQRIHTGKKPYVCCECGKDFNQSSNLIIHQRIHTGKKPYICHECGKDFNQSSNLIRHKRIHNNENPYECKECGKAFKGSSNLVLHQRIHSGGKPYVCNECGKAFNQSSDLIIHHRIHTGEKPYECYECGQTFSQSSHLVTHQRIHTGEKPFKCNNCEMAFRQRSHLTEHQRLHSGERPHECHECGKSFSGRTAFLKHQRLHTGKELECEKACTSDLDLIQQQRIHREEKPYECTECGKTFRGSSDLIRHWITHTGEKPYECSECGKAFSQRSHLVTHQKIHTGEKPYQCNECGKAFRQRSLLIQHHRIHSGEKPYECKECGKAFIWRTAFLKHQRLHAGEKLEEGKKTFNKKELLREEQRICQEEKAYQCNLCGRTFRGSSDLIRHQVTHSGEKPYECKDCGKTFNQSSDLVRHHRIHSGEKPYMCNKCGKSFRGSSDLIKHHHVHTGEKPYECPECGKAFSQNSHLVGHQRIHTGEKPFECSNCGKAFSGRTALLKHQKLHSGEKPYECNECGKAFRCSSDLVRHQKIHTREKCSDCGKTFNQSSNLIQHQRIHTGEKPYECCVCGKSFRWSAHLVQHQRIHSGEKPYECNECGKAFSQSSYLSQHLRIHSGEKPFICKECGKAYRWSSELIRHQRVHGRKEPSQWTEGEKVSRQNCTFV